The genomic interval TCGTCAAGGGAGCAAACGACCGGGTGACGCCGAAGGCAGTCGATGAGGCCGCGAGCCTTCTGAAGCGAGCGGACGTCATCGTCCTGCAGTTCGAGATCCCTCTCGAGACCGTCTATCACACCGTTCGCCTCGGGAAGAAGTACGGCGTGCGCACGATCGTGAACCCGGCCCCGGCTGCTCCCGCGGACCTGAAGCGGCTTGCGCCCGCCGACTACGTCATCCCGAACGAGAGCGAGGCCGAGACGATCACGGGAAAGCCGGTGAAGACCGTCGAGGAAGCGAAAGCCTGCGCCCGGTACCTGCTCGATCAGGGGCTCTCCCGGGTGATCCTCACCCTGGGGGAACGTGGCGCTCTTCTCGCGACACGCGAGGCGATGGAGCTCATCCCCGCGTTCCCGGTCACCGCCAAGGATTCCACGGGGGCGGGAGACGCATTCATCGGAAGCTTCGCCGTATTCCTCGCCGAGGGTCATCCGGAGCGCGAGGCCATCCGGCGCGCGAACCTCTACGCCGGCATCTCCACCACCGCCATCGGCACCCAGAAGTCTTTCATCAAGCGCGCCCAGTTCAATCGGGAGTGGCGAGCCCGCTCCTGATGTTCTCCGCTCTCGTTCTCGCTGCGGCGATTCCCGTCATCGTCGACACCGACTGCGGCTTCGCGAGCGACGACGCCATGGCGCTTCTCGCTCTCCTCCAGTCGGAGAAGGTCGAGCTCCTCGGCATCACGGTCGTGACCGGTAACGATTGGCTGAAGCAGGAAGTCGCAAACGTCCTCCGGCTCCTCGAGATCGCCGGAAGACCCGAGATCCCCGTCTTCGCCGGCTCGGAGAGGCCCCTCGTCACGAGCCAGGAGGAGATGATCCGCCGCGAAAAGGTCTATGGCGAGACGAGCGACGGCGGCTACAAGGGCGCCTGGCGCGAGGGAGGACCGGGTCGCGACGACGTCGTTCCCCCCGACGGCGTTCTCGCATCCATCCGCCCCCGCGAGAAACACGCCGCCGACTTCCTCATCGAGACGATCCGAAGCCGTCCGGGCGAGGTCTTCGTCGCGGCCATCGGCCCGCTCACGAACGTCGCCCTCGCTCTCGCGAAGGATCCAGAGGTCGCGTCGCTCGCCCGCGAGCTCGTCGTCATGGGCGGCGGAATCGGGAGGCTCCCCGAGTTCAACTTCTGGATGGACCCCGAGGCGGCGCGCATCACGCTTCGGGCGGATTGGCGGCGGGTGACCCTGACTCCCATCAACATTGCGGAACAGGCGCCGTTCACCCTCGAGGCCGCTCGCTCTCTCGCCGAAATCGAATCACCGATTGGTCGCTACTTCGAGTCCGCCCACGTCGGGAGAGTGGCCGCTCATCCCGTGACCCCTCTCATGTACGACCAGATCGCGATTCTCGCCCTCCTCGAGCCCGAGGTCGTGAGGCGCTCGGAGGAGATCTTCCTCGACGTCGAGGTCGACCACGGCGCCCACTACGGGCAGACGCTCTACTGGGACTCCGAGAGGCGGCCACCCGAGGGTGTCGGAAAAGCGACGGTGCTCCTCGACCTCGACACGCCGCGGTTCATGGAGGTCTTCTACGATCTCATGAGGAAATAGGAGCTACCCATGTTGAACCGAAAATCTGCCCTCGCCGCTCTACTCGCTTTTCTCCCGATTCCCGCATTCGCGCAGACCACGAAGGTGTTCATCGACCAGGACACCTCCGGCCCGGGGGGAACCGACTCGATCTCGATCGCGATGCTCCTCAAGGCGCCCAACGTCGAGGTGGTCGGAATCGGGGTAATCGCCGGAGACGCCTGGCTCGACCAGGCGCTCTATCACACGCTCAAGATCGCGGAAGTGAGCGGAAAGCCGAACGTTCCCGTCGCGGCTGGCGCGGCGGAGCCTCTTCTCCAGACGGGCGATTCGATGAAGATGCGACACGCGCTCTGGGGTCCGAAGCCCGGCGACGGATGGTACGGCAACTGGGGAAAGCTCGTTCCACCCTCGGGAACGATCCCTCCCGCTCCCGGCGGACCCCCATCCATCAAGCCCGTTCCCATGCACGCCGCCGAGCTCCTCATCGAGATGGCGAGGAAGTACCCGGGGGAGCTCGTCCTCTACACGGCGGGGCCCATGACGAACGTCGCTCTCGCGGTGAAGCTCGCCCCCGACATCGTTCCCAAGATCAAGAAGGTCTACACCATGGGCGGCGCCATTCACGTGAACGAGAAGTTCAATTTCTGGTGGGACGCGGAAGCGGCGGGAATCCACATGCGCACCGACTGGAACGAGCGGGAGCTCACTCCCATCGACGTCTGTCACAAGACCTTCGTGCGCCAGGAGCTGATCGATGCCGTCGCCAAGGCGGACACCCCGCTCGCCCGCTACGTGAAGGAAGCCTACGCGAGCGGAAACGAGGACCTCTTCAACTTCATGTGGGACGAGCTCGCGGCCGCCGCCATCATCGACCCCTCGATCATCACCAAGACCGAGGAGCTCTTCGTCGACGTCGATTGGGGCTTTGGACCGAACTACGGAAAGACGGTGTGGTGGAGGAAGGACCAGGGCGGCCCCTCCTGGGCGAA from Vicinamibacteria bacterium carries:
- a CDS encoding nucleoside hydrolase encodes the protein MASPLLMFSALVLAAAIPVIVDTDCGFASDDAMALLALLQSEKVELLGITVVTGNDWLKQEVANVLRLLEIAGRPEIPVFAGSERPLVTSQEEMIRREKVYGETSDGGYKGAWREGGPGRDDVVPPDGVLASIRPREKHAADFLIETIRSRPGEVFVAAIGPLTNVALALAKDPEVASLARELVVMGGGIGRLPEFNFWMDPEAARITLRADWRRVTLTPINIAEQAPFTLEAARSLAEIESPIGRYFESAHVGRVAAHPVTPLMYDQIAILALLEPEVVRRSEEIFLDVEVDHGAHYGQTLYWDSERRPPEGVGKATVLLDLDTPRFMEVFYDLMRK
- a CDS encoding nucleoside hydrolase, with protein sequence MLNRKSALAALLAFLPIPAFAQTTKVFIDQDTSGPGGTDSISIAMLLKAPNVEVVGIGVIAGDAWLDQALYHTLKIAEVSGKPNVPVAAGAAEPLLQTGDSMKMRHALWGPKPGDGWYGNWGKLVPPSGTIPPAPGGPPSIKPVPMHAAELLIEMARKYPGELVLYTAGPMTNVALAVKLAPDIVPKIKKVYTMGGAIHVNEKFNFWWDAEAAGIHMRTDWNERELTPIDVCHKTFVRQELIDAVAKADTPLARYVKEAYASGNEDLFNFMWDELAAAAIIDPSIITKTEELFVDVDWGFGPNYGKTVWWRKDQGGPSWAKKTWRVQTDIDVARFEKLYVELLSRP
- the rbsK gene encoding ribokinase, which gives rise to MARKPRVVVVGSANIDLTTFTDKFPRPGETIFGDHFDLGFGGKGANQAVAAAYCGAEAHMVARVGDDLFGPPTVKNFKALGIGARHVKMVKGVSSGVAPIFVDPSGQNRIFVVKGANDRVTPKAVDEAASLLKRADVIVLQFEIPLETVYHTVRLGKKYGVRTIVNPAPAAPADLKRLAPADYVIPNESEAETITGKPVKTVEEAKACARYLLDQGLSRVILTLGERGALLATREAMELIPAFPVTAKDSTGAGDAFIGSFAVFLAEGHPEREAIRRANLYAGISTTAIGTQKSFIKRAQFNREWRARS